The Halomicrobium zhouii region GCGACGGCGGCGGAGGTCACGTCGGCCATGCTGCCGAAGCCGAGGACGAAGATAGAGAGGATCAATCCGACGAACCCGACGACGAAGTAGAGGACGAACGTGACGATACCAAGGACGATGGTGCCGCCGAAGATGGACAGGTAGTTCGACGTGCCGGCCGAGAAGAACCGGCCGACGGTAGCGCGGCCGTGGAGACCTTCCTCGAGGGTTCCGATGATCCCGCCGAGGTAGAACGGGACGGCGAACAGGAACACTGCGGAGCCGGCGAGGACGAGCCACGGATCGATCACCTGGAGAGCGCTCAGTCCGGCGCCCGCGAGCGAGTACGCGAAGACCAGGATCCAGATGACTGGATTTCGTTTGAGCGAACCGACGCCTGTCGAGAGGGAACCAATTACACCCATAGGGGGTTCACCTGGCCCGCGGGTGATAAGCTTACTGAGACGATGTCGGAATAAAGCAGCCTACGAGACGCCGGCGGTCTCCCGGTACGTGCCGTAGTGGTCCTCGAAGACGGCCATCACCTCGCCCATCGTCGTCCCGACTTTCACTGCTTCAATGAGAGCAGGAACGACGTTCTCGCCGTTCTCGGTCGCTCGACGGACCTCGGACAGCGCCGCGTCGACGGCGTCGTCGTCCCGCGACGCCTTCACGTCGGCGAGTCGCTCCTGCTGGCGCTCCTGGACGGTCTCGTCGACCTGGAGAATCTCGGGTTCGGTCTCCTCCTCGACGGTGTAGGCGTTGACACCGACGACGGTCTCCTCGCCGTCCTCGACGCGTT contains the following coding sequences:
- a CDS encoding DUF7847 domain-containing protein; amino-acid sequence: MGVIGSLSTGVGSLKRNPVIWILVFAYSLAGAGLSALQVIDPWLVLAGSAVFLFAVPFYLGGIIGTLEEGLHGRATVGRFFSAGTSNYLSIFGGTIVLGIVTFVLYFVVGFVGLILSIFVLGFGSMADVTSAAVAVLLVGVLLSLLVVLLPWFFLQFFPAAVVVDDLGLVDSFKRSGSLVKNNFLSVVGFDLLAFLISLVSYIPTVYMLALSADDPRSLENAGQTALHALSTTELGIYLAMTVVLGTIVYAVSHAFYVAYYDQLPR